The Taeniopygia guttata chromosome 1A, bTaeGut7.mat, whole genome shotgun sequence DNA window TGTCCAGCCTCAAGAAGAGATGACTGGGAAAGGACCTCATCAAGGATGAgtcaagaggatggagccaggctcttctcagtgaCACCAAGCGCTAGGACAAGAGGCGACAGGTATAAAACACAGACAGTTCCTCCCGGAAACAAGGAATAACTTGGCTGTGCCACCCCCTCTCGGAACACCGGGTGCCGTGTGGgggcccgggcccggccgcggTGGCGcccccggcggcggcgcggggcagCGCAGCGCTCGGCGGGGCGCCCCGCGCTGTTTCCAGGGCGACGGCTCGCCGTGTTCCGGACCGTACCATTGCGCAAGCGGCGCGGGTGGGGGCGGGAGGGGAAAcaggcccggcccggcgccgcCTCCTGCCCGGCCGCCTCCTCCCCCCCCGCGCCTGGCCGCGCCTCCCCCCCTCCCGCGGGCCGGAGCGGCGCCGGGCCCAGCAGCGCgcggcgcggagcggagcgggcggGCCCGGAGCGGCGGAGTCGGTaccggcggcgggcgggccgggccgggccgggccgcgccaCGCCACCCCCTGCCCTCGCTGCCTCACCGCCGGCGCGGGatgcgggcggcgcggggccgcgggctGTGAGCGGCGGCAGCGCGGAGACAaagggaggcggcggcggcggcggcggggctcggcggcCGGCGCTGGGCACGGGGCGCGGGGGCCGCCGCCGGGGCGCGCCCGCCGGGAtgcggcgcggggcggcgcggccgcggcagcagcgcggcggcggcagcggcgcggCCCGCCCGGCGCGGCGGTagaggcggcggggccgggccggcggtCGCGCAGCGGCGTCTcccgcgccgcccgcgccgGCGATGtgagggcggcggcggcggcaggagGAGCGCGGCGCGGAGCGGAAGGCGGGCGGGCCCCGGGCGGaagcgggccgggcccggcggcgAGGGGCAGCAGCGCGGCGGCgccggcgggggcggccgggcGCGGGCGGGCGTGCGTGCGATGGAAACGCACATCTCGTGCCTGTTCCCCGAGCTGCTCGCCATGATCTTCGGGTACCTGGAGGTGCGCGACAAGGGCCGCGCGGCGCAGGTGTGCACGGCCTGGCGGGACGCCGCCTACCACCGCTCGGTGTGGCGGGGCGTGGAGGCCAAGCTGCACCTGCGCCGCGCCAACCCCTCGCTCTTCCCCAGCCTGGCGGCGCGGGGCATCCGGCGGGTGCAGATCCTGTCGCTGCGGCGCAGCCTGAGCTACGTGGTCCAGGGCATGGCGGACATCGAGAGCCTCAACCTCAGCGGCTGCTACAACCTCACCGACAACGGGCTGAGCCACGCCTTCGTGGCGGAGATCAGCTCCCTGCGCTCGCTCAACCTGAGCCTCTGCAAGCAGATCACGGACAGCAGCCTGGGCCGCATCGCCCAGTACCTCAAGGGCCTGGAGGTGCTCGAGCTCGGCGGCTGCAGCAACATCACCAACACCGGCCTCCTGCTCATCGCCTGGGGCCTGCAGCGCCTCAAGAGCCTCAACCTGCGCTCCTGCCGGCACCTCTCCGACGTGGGCATCGGGCACCTGGCGGGCATGACCCGCAGCGCGGCCGAGGGCTgcctgggcctggagcagctcacGCTGCAGGACTGCCAGAAGCTCAGCGACCTCTCGCTCAAGCACCTGGCCCGCGGGCTGGGCCGCCTCCGCCAGCTCAACCTCAGCTTCTGTGGGGGCATCTCGGACGCGGGGCTGCTGCACCTGTCGCACATGAGCAGCCTGCGGAGCCTCAACCTGCGCTCCTGCGACAACATCAGCGACACGGGCATCATGCACCTGGCCATGGGCAGCCTGCGGCTGTCCGGCCTCGACGTCTCCTTCTGCGACAAGGTGGGGGACCAGAGCCTGGCCTACATCGCACAGGGCCTCGACGGGCTGCGCTcgctgtccctctgctcctgccacatCAGTGACGAGGGCATCAACCGCATGGTGCGGCAGATGCACGGGCTGCGCACCCTCAACATCGGCCAGTGCGTCCGCATCACCGACAAGGGCCTGGAGCTCATCGCCGAACACCTCAGCCAGCTCACGGGCATCGACCTCTACGGCTGCACCCGCATCACCAAGCGGGGCCTGGAGCGCATCACCCAGCTGCCCTGCCTCAAGGTGCTCAACCTGGGACTTTGGGAAATGACTGAGAGTGAGAAGGTCAggtgagaggaggaggaggaggagggtgccCCGAGACCTCCATCTCCTCTGGAGGGACTCACTGACTGACTGactgctgcagaggaggagagaaagagagaggggCATGCACAGAGACATGCTACCCACGCACTCTGGCACCGCAGGGAGGAACACGGAGAAAGAGGGTAGATCCTCGACCCTTCTGTGCTGCCTACCTATCCTtgctgtggaggaggaggaggatggggaggaaGGGGGACCAGGAGGACAGAGAGAAAGCACCTATCCATTTTCCAGGTCACGCCCTCAAGCTCCGTGCTAGAGAGACAGAGTTCTCTCTCCCTTCCCACAGCATCCTTCCCTGCGGAAGAGGTAGAAACCCACACTCTTATGCACTGGGGCTAGAGACACCCCTCTTTATCCCCACTCCCACATTCCATCCCCTCAAGCACTGAG harbors:
- the WNT5B gene encoding protein Wnt-5b isoform X1 is translated as MSLCMPLSLSLLLCSSQSVSESLQRRWRSRGTLLLLLLSPDLLTLSHFPKSQVEHLEAGQLGDALQAPLGDAGAAVEVDARELAEVFGDELQALVGDADALADVEGAQPVHLPHHAVDALVTDVAGAEGQRAQPVEALCDVGQALVPHLVAEGDVEAGQPQAAHGQVHDARVADVVAGAQVEAPQAAHVRQVQQPRVRDAPTEAEVELAEAAQPAGQVLEREVAELLAVLQRELLQAQAALGRAAGHARQVPDAHVGEVPAGAQVEALEALQAPGDEQEAGVGDVAAAAELEHLQALEVLGDAAQAAVRDLLAEAQVERAQGADLRHEGVAQPVVGEVVAAAEVEALDVRHALDHVAQAAPQRQDLHPPDAPRRQAGEERGVGAAQVQLGLHAPPHRAVVGGVPPGRAHLRRAALVAHLQGAPSRRPAPRGLPPQPTMTGPRLALAAALLCSCTSPVADANSWWSLAMNPIQRPEMYIIGAQPVCSQLPGLSPGQRKLCQLYQEHMVFIGEGARSAIKECQYQFRQRRWNCSTVDNTSVFGRVMKIGSRETAFTYAVSAAGVVNAISRACREGELSSCGCSRTARPKDLPRDWLWGGCGDNVEYGYRFAKEFVDAKEREKNYVRGSEEQARMLMNLQNNEAGRRAVYKLADVACKCHGVSGSCSLKTCWLQLADFRKVGDLLKEKYDSAAAMRISRKGKLELVNNRFNMPTQEDLVYVDPSPDYCLRNETTGSLGTQGRLCNKTSEGMDGCELMCCGRGYDQFKSVQVERCHCKFHWCCYVKCKKCTEIVDQYVCK